The Novipirellula caenicola genomic interval CACGCAGCGTCATGTCGGGAATGAATGATGTTTGCCGCGTGATCTCGACCACGGCGTCGACCCAAAGAAACGCACCGCAATTCGGACAAACGGAATCGCCCGGCGGTCGCGAGACATTCACGAGCGACGACGCACCGCAGATCTCGCAACGGATTGGAGTCCCGTCATCGGTTGTGGTGGAAGTCATATTCGATCGGACGAACGCTAGGGTTCAGCGGGGCCGCGAGAAAGAGTAACCATTGTAATGAAAGCTGCACGCGGCCTCCGTTGCAACCCATGGTTCGTCGCAATTCCGTCCTATGCTTCAAAGGTCCGGTAAATATTCTCGAGTTCATCTCGTGTCATGTGAACGCTAAATCCATCCGGTGGGTCGAATTCACAGATCCAAAGTTCATCCGACGGAGGCGAAAGTCTCAGGCATAGCGGATTCCCACAACCATCATTTCCGACAATGAGGTAGTTCGAATCCCAGTCAGGATTCTTGTTCTCAAAGATCATCAATTCGGGGTCAACCATTAGAAAGTCCTGCGGATCTTGGAAGGCATAGTTCCTTAAAAAGAGAGCATGCCTTTCAGGAATTTTGATTCCGAGCGAAGACTCAATTCGATCGATGTCGGTTTGATCCATATTGGGAGAATGCTTTGTCAAAGGAACCGTAAATCAGATGTCAGCTTGAAGTCGACGAACGACCGACGTCAGCGGGGACGGCGGATTGATTTTCAATTTGTAAACACGTCATGCCGTCCTCCGTTGAACGTCATGGTTATGCGTCGTTGGAGGCTCGGAGTTGTTCAGCCCAGGTGCGAAGTCGAGCTCTTCCAGGATCAGAATCAAGTTCTTCATCCATGTATCCGCATCCCATTCTGGCCGTCATCCGTCGAGCATCCTC includes:
- a CDS encoding SMI1/KNR4 family protein — protein: MDQTDIDRIESSLGIKIPERHALFLRNYAFQDPQDFLMVDPELMIFENKNPDWDSNYLIVGNDGCGNPLCLRLSPPSDELWICEFDPPDGFSVHMTRDELENIYRTFEA